The genomic DNA TTGCCTGACGACCCCGAGAACACCATCTTGAAGAGATTCAAGAAAAACAAACCAGATGATGATCAAGCTGATTCCGAGCAGCAGCCTTCGGGCAGTGGCGACGGATACAGTAAACCTGCTCGTGACAGTTTGAAGAAACTGATCGAGAAACCTGCGGCGCGTTGATTGCCCCGAAAGAGAGGCGTGGACGAGATGCGACACCCTGACCAGGACGCCCAATTCGATCTCGATCCACACGCCGGCCCGGGTCCGGCCGCGCTAGAGGTCCAGGACGATCTGGAGGGGGATACGCTGCGCGAGGAATGCGGCGTCTTCGGCATCTACGGCCACCCCGACGCCGCCGCCATCACCGCGCTCGGCCTGCACGCCCTTCAACACCGCGGCCAGGAAGCTGCCGGCATCGTCTCCTATGACGGCAGCCGTTTCCACAGTGAACGTCGGCTCGGTCTCGTCGGCGACACCTTCTCCCGCCGCGAGGTGATCGACCGCCTGCCCGGCAACATGGCCGTCGGCCATGTCCGCTATTCCACCACCGGCGCCACCATCCTGCGCAACGTGCAGCCGCTGTTCGCCGAGCTCAATGCCGGCGGCCTCGCCGTCGCCCACAACGGCAACCTCACCAACGGCCTGACGCTGCGCCGCGAGCTCGTGAAGAACGGCGCGATGATGCAGTCGACCACCGACACCGAGGTGATCCTGCACCTGGTCGCGCGCTCCAAGCGCAGCCGCTTCATCGAGCGCTATATCGACGCGCTGCGCGAGATCGAGGGCGCCTATGCGCTGGTCTCGCTGACCAACAAGAAGCTGGTCGGCGCGCGCGATCCGCGGGGCATCCGCCCGCTGGTGCTGGGCGAGCTCGACGGCTGCCCGATCCTGACCTCGGAGACCTGCGCGCTCGACATCATCGGCGCGCGCTTCATCCGCGACATCGAGCCGGGTGAGGTCATCGTGTTCGACGAGAACGGCCAGGACATCCACAAGCCGTTCCCGCCGATGGCGCCGCGTCCCTGCATCTTCGAATACATCTATTTCTCCCGTCCGGATTCCGTCGTGCACGGCCGCTCGGTCTACGAGGTGCGCAAGGCCTTCGGCGCCCAGCTTGCGCGCGAGAGCCACGTGCCGATCGACGTCGTCGTGCCGGTGCCGGATTCCGGCGTGCCCGCCGCGGTCGGCTACAGCCAGCATTCCGGCGTTCCGTTCGAGCTCGGCATCATCCGCAACCATTATGTCGGCCGCACGTTCATTCAGCCGACACAGGCGATCCGCGAATCCGGCGTGCGCATGAAGCATTCGGCCAACCGCGCCGCGATCGAAGGCAAGCGCATCATCCTGATCGACGACTCGCTGGTGCGCGGCACCACCTCGAAGAAGATCGTGCGCATGATGCGCGATGCCGGTGCCAAGGAAGTGCACTTCCGCCTCGCCTCGCCGCCGATCCTGTATCCCGATTATTACGGCATCGACCTGCCGGATCGCGGCGGCCTGCTGGCGGCGACGCACTCGCTGGAGGAGATGCGCGAGATCATCGGCGCCGACTCGCTCGCCTTCCTCTCGATCGACGGCATGTACCGCGCCATGGGCGAGCCCGGCCGCGACCCCGCCAATCCCAAGTTCTCGGATCACTGCTTTACCGGTGCCTACCCGACCCACCTCACCGACCAGACCCAGACCGAGCAGCAGCCGCGGCAGCTGTCGCTGCTGGCGGAGGCGAGCTGACGGCGAAGCCGTCATCCCGTGGCGGTGCCTAAGCGCCGAACTCGGGATCTCGATGTGTTGCCTCGAACTTCTAGATTTCGGGTTCGGTCCTGCGGACCGCCCCGGAATGACGACCACGCGGGGGCTTGTCCGGGCCGTCCACGCCTGTAAAACCCCGCCATGACAAAACCTCTCGCTGACCGCATCGCTCTCGTCACCGGCGCCTCGCGCGGCATCGGCTACGCCACCGCCCTCGCCCTGGCGAAGGCCGGCGCGCATATCGTGGCCACCGCGCGCACGCAGGGCGGGCTGGAAGAGCTCGACGACGAGATCCGCAAACTCGGCGGCAGCGCCACCCTGGTGCCGCTCAACCTCACCGATTCCGACGGCATCGCGCGGCTGGGCGCCGGCCTGCATGAGCGCTATGGCAAGCTCGACATCCTCGTCGGCAATGCCGGCGTGCTCGGCCCCTCCTCGCCGATCGGCCATATCGAGCTGAAGGCCTTCACCGACGTGATGGCGGTCAACGTCTCCGCGAACTTTCAGCTGATCCGCTGCATGGAGCCGCTGCTGAAGCAGTCCGACGCGGGGCGCGCCGTGTTCATCACCTCGGGCGCTGCCAACAAGGCAACCGCCTATGTCAGCCCCTACGCGGCGTCCAAGGCCGCGCTGGAGACGCTGGCGCGCGCCTGGGCGCAGGAGACCGCGAACACCAAGCTGCGCGTCAATCTGTTCAACCCGGGGCCGGTCCGTACCCGCATGCGCGCCACGCTGATGCCGGGCGAGGATCCGGCGACGCTCGACACGCCCGAGCAAGTCGCCGAACGCATCGTGCCGATGTGCGCGCCCGACTGGACCGAGACCGGCAAGTTCTACGATTACAAGACGCGCACGCTGATGAGCTTCCGTTCGCCCGCCTGATTGACTCGCATGCCTCCCCGCGATTGACTGCCGCCGCTCAAGCGGCAGCAAGCCGCAAGCCAAAAGGGAGGTCACCATGACGCAATGGCATGGTCGCGCAGGTTTTGCGCGTGCGCTCGCGAATGTCTCTCACGCCGTCTCGATCCTGGTCGTCGCGGTGGCATTCGTGCTTCCGGGCACAGCGCGGGCCGGCGATATCCCGACCTTCGCGGTCGATGCCTCCTGGCCGAAGCAGCTGCCCAACAACTGGATCCTCGGTCAGGTCGGCGGCATCACGGTCGATTGGCAGGGCCACATCTGGGTGATCCATCGCCCGCGCTCGCTCACCGACGACGAGAAGGGCGCGAGCCTCACCCCGCCCCGCTCGAAATGCTGCGTGTCGGCGCCGCCCGTGCTCGAGTTCGACGCCGAGGGCAATCTGCTGCGGTCCTGGGGCGGGCCAGGCCAGGGCTACGAATGGGTCGGCCGCGAGCACGGCATCGAGGTCGACGAGCGCGGCTTCGTCTGGGTCGGCGGCAATGCCGACAACGACAACGCCATTTTGAAATTCACGCTCGACGGCAAGTTCGTCGCCCAGATCGGCAAGTTCGCGCCGAGCCTCGGCAGCAACGACACGACGCAGCTTGGCAAGCCTGCCGAGACCGCGATCGACAAGGAGGCCAACGAGATCTACATCGCCGACGGCTACGGCAACCGCCGCGTCATCGTGTTCGACGCGACGACGCTGGCCTATAAGCGTCACTGGGGCGCCTACGGCAACAAGCCCGACGACGCCAAGCAGGCGCCCTACGATCCCAAGGCGCCGGCCGCGCAGCAATTCGGCAATCCGGTTCACTGTGTGAAGCTCGCCAATGACGGCCTCGTCTATGTCTGCGACCGCATCAACAACCGCATCCAGGTGTTCAAAAAGGACGGGAGCTTCGTGAAGGAGTTCTTCTTCGAGAAGAACACGCTCGGCAACGGCGCGGTGTGGGACATCGCGATCTGGCCGGATCCGAAGCAAACCTGGCTGCTCAGCGCCGACGGCGAGAACAACGAGATCAGGGTGATCAAGCGCGAGGACGGCAGCGTGGTCGGCAGTTTCGGGCACAGCGGCCGCAACGCCGGTCAATTCCACTGGGTGCACGCCATGGCGATCGACGCCAAGGGTAATGTCTATACCGCCGAGGTCGACACCGGAAAGCGCATCCAGAAATTCAAGCTGACATCGGACGCACTCAAATAGCGTCTCAACGCATTTTGTCCAAAAAGTTAACCTGCGGATGACGCTGCGACGAAAGCGTCATCCGGCTTTAGGCGCATTGCCGCCGGGCCTCGGACAGGCTAGAGCCATCAGCCGGAACGAGGCTCCGGAAGAGAGCCGTCCGCATATTTGACAATGGAGGAAACCTTTTATGACGACGACGTTCGCGCGCCGCTCTGCGGCCCTTCTGGCCTGTGCCGCCTTCGGTTTTGCAACATCCGCTTTCGCGCAGGACAAGACCGTCAAGATCGGCGTGCTCAATGACATGTCGAGCCTCTATGCCGACATCGGCGGCCCGAACTCCGTGGTCGCGATCAAGATGGCTGTCGAGGATTCCGGCCTGCTCAAGAAGGGCTGGAAGATCGACGTCATCAGCGGCGACCATCAGAACAAGCCCGACGTCGGCGTCAACATCGCCCGGCAGTGGATCGACAACGAGAAGGTAGACGCGATCGCGGACACGCCGAACTCAGGCGTCGCCCTCGCGGTCAGCAACCTCGTCAAGGAAAAGAACGCGGTGCTGCTGAATTCCGGCGCCGCCTCCGCCGACCTGACCGGCAAGGCTTGCACCCCGAATACAATCTCGTTCACCTACGATACCTACATGCTTGCCAACGGCACCGGCAAGGCGCTGACCAAGGCGGGCGGCGACAGCTGGTTCTTCCTGACTTCCGATTATGCCTTCGGCCACGCGCTGGAGCGCGACACTTCGGCGGTCGTGACAGCGAACGGCGGCAAGGTGCTCGGCAGCGTCAAGCATCCGATCAACACCGCGGACTTCTCCTCCTTCCTGCTGCAGGCGCAATCGTCCAAGGCCAAGGTCGTGGGCCTCGCCAATGCCGGCGGCGACACCACGAACTCGATCAAGCAAGCGGCAGAATTCGGCATCGTCTCCGCCGGCCAGAAGCTCGCCGCGCTGCTGCTGTTCATCAACGACGTGCATTCGCTGGGCCTGAAGACCGCGCAGGGCCTGACCTTCACCGAATCGTTCTACTGGGACCTGAACGACAAGACCCGCGAATGGTCCAAGCGCTTCTCGGCGCTCGCCAGCAAGAACGCGATGCCGTCGATGACCCAGGCCGGCAATTACGCGATGGTGCTGCACTATCTCAAGGCGATGGACGCGCTCGGCGGCAATCCGCATGACGGCGCCAAGGTCGTCGCCAAGATGAAGGAGCTGCCGACCGACGATCCGCTGTTCGGCAACGGCCCGCTGCGCCAGGACGGCCGCCGCCTCATCCCGGCCTATCTGTTCGAGGTGAAGAAGCCCGAGGAGTCGAAGGGACCGTGGGACTATTACAAGCAGATCGCCACGATCTCGGCGGAAGACGCCGCCAAGCCGCTCAAGGACAGCGATTGCCCGCTGGTGAAGAAATAGGCGAGAGGTCGTAGGGCGGGTTAGCCACAGGCGTAACCCGCCTCTTCTCTCATCTGGAAGACGGCGGATTGCGCTTCGCTAATCCGCCCTACTTCTAGTGCCCACCCTACGAGACCGTCCTCGGTCCACCCAGCGTCCGCACCGCAATCGCGACGCACACCACCATCAGCGCCGCCGCCAGCAGGAACGGCGCGCCGGGCAGATGCAGCGGCGCGTTGGCGCCGATGAAATAGGAAAAGGTCAGCGTGAACAGGAACGGGCCGACGAGCTGCGAGACGCTCTGCACGCTCGCGGTCGCGCCCTGCAGCTGACCCTGCTGCTCGGGCGCCACCAGCCGTGTCATCAACGCTTGCGACGCCGCACCCGAAATGCCCCACAACGCCAGAATGGGAATTCCGATCCAGGACAGCGGCCCGGTCGGCGCCGCGCCCAGGACCACGAAGCCGAGCGCGCCACAGCACAGGCCGAGCAGCAACGCGTTCCGCTCGCCCAGCACACGCACGATGGGACCGATCGCGAGCCCCTGCACCACCATGGCGCAGATGCCGACCATCGCCAGCGTCAATCCCACGGTCTTGGAATCCCAGCCGTAGCGATAGGTGGCATAGAGCACGAAAGTCGAGGGCAGCACGACATGCGCGACCTGCGCGATGAAATTGACGACGGACAATCCGGCCAGCGCCGCGTTTGAGCGCAGCAAGTGGAGCGCTCCGAGCGGACTGGCGGTTCGCCAGCGAAACGGTGCGCGCTTGTCGGGCGCCAGCGATTCCGGCAGGACGAACAGCCCGTAGAGCGCATTGGCGAGGCTCAATCCCGCCGAGGCCCAGAACGGCAGGCGCGGATCGATGTCGCCGAGCAGGCCGCCCAGCGCCGGACCGAGCACGAAGCCGGCGCCGAAGGCTGCGCCGATCCGGCCGAAGACCGCCGCACGCCGCTCCGGCGGCGTGATGTCCGCGATATAGGCAAAGGCCGTCGAGATGCTGGCCGACGTAATGCCGGAGACGACGCGGCCGACGAACAGCCAGGCCAGCGACGGCGCCAGCGCCATCAGCACGTAGTCGGCGGCAAGCCCGAAATTCGACAGCAGCACCACCGGCCGCCGCCCGAAACGATCCGACAGTGCCCCTAACAGCGGCGAGAACACGAATTGCATCAGGGCCCAGGCGGTGCCGAACAGGCCGAAGATGCGAGCCGCGTGCGCGGTGTCGTTGTCGACGAAGCTCTCGATCAGCTTCGGCAGGATCGGCATGATGACGCCGAGCGCGAGCATGTCGAGCAGGATGGTGACGAAGATGAAGGCAACCGCGCCGCCCCTCGCTGGCACAGCGCCCGGCGCCGTCACCTCTCCGGCGCCATCGCTCACGACGGCCGCTTGCGCTTGTGCGCGAAGGGATTGGCCTTCTCGCGCAGGGTGATGCGCACAGGCGTACCCGGCAGATCGAAGGTCTCGCGCATGGAGTTGGTGAGGTAGCGCAAATAGGACTGCGGCACCGCGTCCGCACGCGAGCAGAACAGCACGAAGCTCGGCGGGCGCGCCTTGTTCTGCGTGATGTAGTTCAGCTTCAGCCTGCGGCCGGACACCGCCGGCGGCGGATTGGCCTGGACCGCCTGCTCGAACCAGCGATTGAGCGCCGAGGTCGGCACGCGCCTGTTCCAGACCGCATAGGCGTCCTGGACCGCCTGCATCAGGCGGTCGATGCCCTCGCCCATCAGGCCCGACACCGCGACGATCGGCACGCCCTTGACCTGCGGCAGCCAGTGATCGGCATCACGGCGCAAACCCGAGATCGCGCCGCCGCCCTTGGTCTCCATCAGGTCCCATTTGTTGACGGCGAGCACGATGGCGCGGCCCTCGCGCTCGATCAGATCGGCGATGCGCAGATCCTGCTCCTCGAAGCGGTTCTGCGTGTCCATCATCAGCACGACGACTTCGGCAAAGCGCACCGCACGCAGCGCGTCGGCGACCGAGAGCTTCTCCAGCTTCTCCTCGATGCGCGAGCGACGGCGGAGACCCGCGGTGTCGAACACACGAAAATCACGGCCCTTCCAGTTGATCTCGACCGCGATGGAATCGCGCGTGGTGCCGGCCTCCGGGCTCGTCAGCAGGCGCTCCTCGCCGAGCAGATGGTTGATCAGCGTCGACTTGCCGGCATTGGGCCGGCCGACGATGGCGACGCGGATCGGGCGGGTCGCGGCCTCCTCCTCCGTGAGCGGCACGCCGTCGTCCTCGTCCTCGTCCTCATCGACGGGCTCCGGCATCAGCTTGGCGAGCTCATCATAGAGCTCGCCCATGCCCTCGCCGTGCTCGGCCGAGATCTGGATGGGATCGCCAAGCCCGAGCGCGAAGGCCTCCATCGCGCCGGCATCACCGTGCTTGCCCTCGCTCTTGTTGGCGACCAACAGCACCGGCTTGTTGGCCTTGCGGGCGAAATCGGCGAAAGCGCGATCGGTGGGCGTGAGGCCGATGCGGGCATCGATCACGAAGAACAGCGCGTCGGCCTGCGCGATCGCGGCTTCGGTCTGCTCCTGCATCCGCGCGGTCAGCGAGCCCTTGGCGCCCTCGTCGAGGCCGGCGGTGTCGATGATGGTGAATTCGAGATCGCCGAGCCTGGCCTCGCCCTCGCGGCGGTCGCGGGTGACACCCGGCAAATCATCGACGAGCGCGAGCTTCTGCCCGACCAGACGGTTGAACAGCGTCGATTTGCCGACATTGGGCCGGCCGATAATGGCGATCGTGAAGGACATCGGTCATTCGTGCGCTGCCGGGGCTGCGCGTGTCAATGAAATGAATGATCAGCGCGAGAAGCTGCCGCTCGGCAGCGGCGCCGGGAAAGCTCCCTGCGATTGCTGCTGCGTGGTCTGGGTCGGTTGCGCCTGCTGGACCGGCTGATCCGGCGGCGGTGCGGTGGTGCGCTTGCGGACGATCTTGTGCTTGGGCGGCGGGGCGGCCGTGGGCGGCGCGGCCTCCGGCTGGGCCTCGCCGTCAACCTCGCCGGCAGGCGCCTCAGCCGGCGCCACCGCTGCGGCGGCCGGCTGCCTCGTCTTCTTAGCCTTGGCGCCCTTCGCCGGCTTGGCCGGCTCGGGCGGCGGCTCCGCGGGCAAGGCCGCGACGGCGGGCGCGTTCGGATCGGGCTGCTGCTGAGCGCCCTTGTACAGCTCCTTCGGCACGCCCTGTTCGAGGCCCGGCACGCCTTCCGGGAAGACCGGCTTGCGGTCGCCCGGCAGCTTCTTCTTGGTGTCGAGGAAGTCGAGCATGTCGCTTGGATCGAAGCTGGAGCAGCCGCCCAGGACGCCCGTGAAGGCGATCAGGACGGCGGCTGCGATCAAGCGTGGCATACGGCGCATCGTGTGTCTCGTTTACGTCAGAGGGCCCGTCAGTGAGCTCTTGGTCAGCTTTTGGCGACGGGCGGCAGCAGGGCCTGGAGCGCCTCGGCGCGCGAGCGCAGCCCGGGCGGCGTCTCGCCGTCCTCAGCGATCGCCTCGAGCCATTTGCGGGCCGCGGTCATGTCGTTGTTGCGCCAGGCCGACAACGCCAGCATCTCGCGAGCACTATGGCGGAAGGTCGCTGTCGATTTGGGCGCAGCGGAGGACTCCAGGCGCTGCTGCATGTCGGCATAGCTGGCGCTATCGAGCACGAGGCCGGCGGCGCGGATCTTCGCCAGATCCTGCCACTCACCGCCCACGCTGCGGTCGGCAGCAAGGTCGTCATACATCTTCGCGGCGGCCTTGGGGTCGCGCGCGGCAGCCTCGGCCGCGGCGCGCAGCCGCGCCAGGGTGCGATAGCCCGACGGCGCCTTGGCGGCGAGCTCTGTGAAGGCCTTCTCCGCGTCGGCGTGCTTGTCCTGCTCCGACAGCTCGACGGCCTTCTCGAAGGCAGCGCCGGCCTCGGCGGCCTTCTTGGTCTCCAGATATTGGTAACCACGCCAGCCGGCGACGCCCGCGACGATCAGCACCATCAGGGCGATGAAGTAGATCGAATATTTATCCCACAGCTTCTTGAGCTGTTCGCGACGTACTTCCTCGTCGACTTCGTCAAATAATTCAGACACTTATGCTAATCCCATGCCCGTCCGGGTGCGCGCGCCGAAGCGTCCGCGTCAGGAATCCCGTCCCCCACGTGGCGGCGAGGTACCCTAACGATATGGCGCTGGCAAGGCAAAGCGAGCCCGATCAAGGCGTTAACCACCCGGGAGAGCCCGGATGGCCTGCCCGACTCAGGCTCCCAGGAGCTCGCGCAACTGCCGTTTCAGCACCTTGCCGTTGGCATTGCGTGGCAAGGGATCGGCTGTGATCGCCAGGGTCTCGGGAACCTTGTAGTCAGACAGCCGCTCGGCGCACCAGGTCCGCAGGACCTCATGGGTGACCGGCTCTCGCGTCACCACCACGGCGTGGACGCGCTCGCCCAGCACCGGGCACGCCTTGGCGATGATCGCACTCTCGACCACGGCGGGATGGCCGGCCAGCACGGATTCGACCTCGGCCGAATAGATCTTCAGGCCGCCGCGGTTGATCATGTCCTTCTGCCGGTCGAACACGCGGACAAATTCCTCCGCATCGACCGAGCCGAGATCGCCCGAGTGCCAAAATCCGCTCGTGAAGCTTTCGGCGGTGGCCTTCGGGTTGTTCCAATAGCCCTTGATGACAGAGGCGCTCTGGATCCAGAGCTCACCGATCTCGCCGCGGGGCAGCTCGCGCCCATCCGAGCCCATCGCCACGATGCGCGCGCCCGGGCAAGGCAGGCCGACGCTGTCGATATGGCTCTCGGTCAGCTCGCCCGGCATGATCGTCGAAGGTGACGTCGTCTCGGTCGCGCCGTAGCAATTCATCAGCTTGAGGCCCGGAATTTTCGCCTTGAGCTTCTCGATGGTCGCGACCGGCATCGGCGCCCCGCCAAAGCCGCCGATGCGCCAGCTCGACAGATCGTAAGCATCGAAATCGGGCTGGAGCAGGCAGAGATTATACATCGCCGGCACCATCACCGTGTAGGTGACGCGCTCGCGGGCAGCGAGCTTGAGGTAATCGGCGGCCTTGAATTCGGGCATGATGATCAGCGCGCCGCCACAGCGGATCATGGTCGTGATGTTGGCGACGATTCCGGTGACATGGCCGAGCGGCACCGCCGCGATAGAGCGATCCGCCTCCGTCAATTGCAGGCAGGACACGAACACCATCGAGGAATGCACGATGTTGCAATGGGCCAGCATCGCGCCCTTCGGCTTGCCCGTGGTGCCCGAGGTGTAGAGGATCATCGCGGTGTCCTCTTCGCTCACCTCGACCGGCGCCGAGGCCGGCGCGCTGTCGGCGAGCGCCGCGAAGCGCGATCGGGCCGGATCGTCTTCCATGGCGATGCGATGGATCAGATCAGGCACATCCTGCGCCTCGGGCAGCCGCTCGGCGAGCGAGCCCTCGTGGATCAGGATCTTGGCGCCGCAATCGGCGAGCACATAGGCGATCTCCGGCTTCTGCTGACGCGTGCTGAGCAGCACCGTCACCAGCCCCTCATGCGCGGCGGCAAACAGCAGCAGCGGAAATTCGATACGGTTGCCGAGCAGGATCGCGACACGGTCGCCGCGCTGCAGGCCGAGCTTGCGCAAGCCCGCGGCGATCCGGGTCGCCTGCTCCACCGCCTGCCGCCAGCTCAGCCGGACATTGCCTGCGATCAGTGCCTCGCCATCCGGATAACGAGCGCAGGCGTCCGCGATCATCGCCCACAGGTCTGCCGGCCGGTCGCAAAAGGAAGGCACCACCCGATCGCCAAACCGCGTCTCGAGCCGCATCGGCGGGATCTGAGATTGCGACCAGTCCATCGAACGCCCTCGGCTTGTTGCTTTGTCACCTTCCGCGCACGGCTGCGCGGAAGGGTCTTGCGCTGATCCGCTGTGTCAGACCCCCACGACCGGCACGCCGATCACGACCGGATGGAACGCGAACGCCAGCGCCAGATAGGCGACGACGCCGACCGCGACGGCGATCAGATCGTTGGTGACACCGCCGACCGGAATCGGCGGCCCGCCGGTATCGGTGCGACGCTTCAGCGAGATGCGGTCATAGACCGCCCAGCCCAGGAACGAGCCGAACAGAATGATGGAGCCGAGATCGCCGTTGGCCAACAGATGCGCCGCGGCCCACAGCTTGACGCCGGCCAGCATCGGGTGCTTTAGCGCGGCATAGATGCGACCGCGCAAGTACGAGGCGACCACCATAATGACCGCGGGCAGCATCAAGGCGACCGTGATGTGCTTCATCGCCTTCGGCGGATACCAGACGTCGATCCAGCCGGAGCTGCGGTAATGGGCAAAACCCCAGATGATCAGCGCGAGCCCCGCGAGCGAGACGACGGTGTAGAGGATCTTGTAGGTCCCCTCGCCCAGCCTGGCGATCGCCTGCGCGCGCGCCTCACGTTTCGTGGTGAAAACATGGGTGGCGAAGAACAGCACCAGCCCCAGGATCATGACCAGCAGACCCACGACATCCTCCCCTTTAGCCAACGCCCCAGCGTCTGAGGTATCATCGATTGGATGCGGGTCGCAACTGATGCGCTACTTGCCGAGCTCGCGATTGTCGACATAACGGATCGCGATCGGCCGGCCGGCCAGCGCGCCGCCGAGACCGCCCGTGAGTTTCAGCGGCAGGCAGGCATTCAGCGATGAATTGATCGCGTTGAGATAGGTGGTTCGCGTCTCTGCTGGCACGCCCGCAGTCGCATATGTGAGGCGCGGCGGGCCGATCAGGCCGCCCGCCTTGTTGAAGCTGAAACGCACCGCCATCTGCATGCCCGCGCGCGCATTGTCCGTCGGCGGCGGCGACCAGCAGCTGCGCAGCTCGGCAAAGAGGTCGCCGATCGTGTCGAGATCGTGATCGGGCTTCTGATATTTGGCGCGATCGGCCTCCGATGGAACGCTCTGGATGGTGAGCTGGAGGTTCTGGCCATAGGGGTAGTCGATCTCGGGAATGCAGGGGCCGGGCTCGAGCGGGCTGCAATAGGACGGCGTGCAGGGCCTGTTGTCGAGCACGCTGCACGGCTCATGCGCGAACGGGATCGGATTGATCTGTCGGGGCCGCGCGTCGGCGGCGGCGGTCGAGACCGACAGCGGGAGAAGAACGAGAATGCCGCGCCACATGGTGTGAACTCGCAA from Bradyrhizobium sp. CCBAU 53351 includes the following:
- the purF gene encoding amidophosphoribosyltransferase codes for the protein MRHPDQDAQFDLDPHAGPGPAALEVQDDLEGDTLREECGVFGIYGHPDAAAITALGLHALQHRGQEAAGIVSYDGSRFHSERRLGLVGDTFSRREVIDRLPGNMAVGHVRYSTTGATILRNVQPLFAELNAGGLAVAHNGNLTNGLTLRRELVKNGAMMQSTTDTEVILHLVARSKRSRFIERYIDALREIEGAYALVSLTNKKLVGARDPRGIRPLVLGELDGCPILTSETCALDIIGARFIRDIEPGEVIVFDENGQDIHKPFPPMAPRPCIFEYIYFSRPDSVVHGRSVYEVRKAFGAQLARESHVPIDVVVPVPDSGVPAAVGYSQHSGVPFELGIIRNHYVGRTFIQPTQAIRESGVRMKHSANRAAIEGKRIILIDDSLVRGTTSKKIVRMMRDAGAKEVHFRLASPPILYPDYYGIDLPDRGGLLAATHSLEEMREIIGADSLAFLSIDGMYRAMGEPGRDPANPKFSDHCFTGAYPTHLTDQTQTEQQPRQLSLLAEAS
- a CDS encoding SDR family NAD(P)-dependent oxidoreductase, encoding MTKPLADRIALVTGASRGIGYATALALAKAGAHIVATARTQGGLEELDDEIRKLGGSATLVPLNLTDSDGIARLGAGLHERYGKLDILVGNAGVLGPSSPIGHIELKAFTDVMAVNVSANFQLIRCMEPLLKQSDAGRAVFITSGAANKATAYVSPYAASKAALETLARAWAQETANTKLRVNLFNPGPVRTRMRATLMPGEDPATLDTPEQVAERIVPMCAPDWTETGKFYDYKTRTLMSFRSPA
- a CDS encoding ABC transporter substrate-binding protein; this encodes MTTTFARRSAALLACAAFGFATSAFAQDKTVKIGVLNDMSSLYADIGGPNSVVAIKMAVEDSGLLKKGWKIDVISGDHQNKPDVGVNIARQWIDNEKVDAIADTPNSGVALAVSNLVKEKNAVLLNSGAASADLTGKACTPNTISFTYDTYMLANGTGKALTKAGGDSWFFLTSDYAFGHALERDTSAVVTANGGKVLGSVKHPINTADFSSFLLQAQSSKAKVVGLANAGGDTTNSIKQAAEFGIVSAGQKLAALLLFINDVHSLGLKTAQGLTFTESFYWDLNDKTREWSKRFSALASKNAMPSMTQAGNYAMVLHYLKAMDALGGNPHDGAKVVAKMKELPTDDPLFGNGPLRQDGRRLIPAYLFEVKKPEESKGPWDYYKQIATISAEDAAKPLKDSDCPLVKK
- a CDS encoding TCR/Tet family MFS transporter codes for the protein MSDGAGEVTAPGAVPARGGAVAFIFVTILLDMLALGVIMPILPKLIESFVDNDTAHAARIFGLFGTAWALMQFVFSPLLGALSDRFGRRPVVLLSNFGLAADYVLMALAPSLAWLFVGRVVSGITSASISTAFAYIADITPPERRAAVFGRIGAAFGAGFVLGPALGGLLGDIDPRLPFWASAGLSLANALYGLFVLPESLAPDKRAPFRWRTASPLGALHLLRSNAALAGLSVVNFIAQVAHVVLPSTFVLYATYRYGWDSKTVGLTLAMVGICAMVVQGLAIGPIVRVLGERNALLLGLCCGALGFVVLGAAPTGPLSWIGIPILALWGISGAASQALMTRLVAPEQQGQLQGATASVQSVSQLVGPFLFTLTFSYFIGANAPLHLPGAPFLLAAALMVVCVAIAVRTLGGPRTVS
- the der gene encoding ribosome biogenesis GTPase Der, with the translated sequence MSFTIAIIGRPNVGKSTLFNRLVGQKLALVDDLPGVTRDRREGEARLGDLEFTIIDTAGLDEGAKGSLTARMQEQTEAAIAQADALFFVIDARIGLTPTDRAFADFARKANKPVLLVANKSEGKHGDAGAMEAFALGLGDPIQISAEHGEGMGELYDELAKLMPEPVDEDEDEDDGVPLTEEEAATRPIRVAIVGRPNAGKSTLINHLLGEERLLTSPEAGTTRDSIAVEINWKGRDFRVFDTAGLRRRSRIEEKLEKLSVADALRAVRFAEVVVLMMDTQNRFEEQDLRIADLIEREGRAIVLAVNKWDLMETKGGGAISGLRRDADHWLPQVKGVPIVAVSGLMGEGIDRLMQAVQDAYAVWNRRVPTSALNRWFEQAVQANPPPAVSGRRLKLNYITQNKARPPSFVLFCSRADAVPQSYLRYLTNSMRETFDLPGTPVRITLREKANPFAHKRKRPS
- a CDS encoding tetratricopeptide repeat protein encodes the protein MSELFDEVDEEVRREQLKKLWDKYSIYFIALMVLIVAGVAGWRGYQYLETKKAAEAGAAFEKAVELSEQDKHADAEKAFTELAAKAPSGYRTLARLRAAAEAAARDPKAAAKMYDDLAADRSVGGEWQDLAKIRAAGLVLDSASYADMQQRLESSAAPKSTATFRHSAREMLALSAWRNNDMTAARKWLEAIAEDGETPPGLRSRAEALQALLPPVAKS
- a CDS encoding class I adenylate-forming enzyme family protein, whose translation is MDWSQSQIPPMRLETRFGDRVVPSFCDRPADLWAMIADACARYPDGEALIAGNVRLSWRQAVEQATRIAAGLRKLGLQRGDRVAILLGNRIEFPLLLFAAAHEGLVTVLLSTRQQKPEIAYVLADCGAKILIHEGSLAERLPEAQDVPDLIHRIAMEDDPARSRFAALADSAPASAPVEVSEEDTAMILYTSGTTGKPKGAMLAHCNIVHSSMVFVSCLQLTEADRSIAAVPLGHVTGIVANITTMIRCGGALIIMPEFKAADYLKLAARERVTYTVMVPAMYNLCLLQPDFDAYDLSSWRIGGFGGAPMPVATIEKLKAKIPGLKLMNCYGATETTSPSTIMPGELTESHIDSVGLPCPGARIVAMGSDGRELPRGEIGELWIQSASVIKGYWNNPKATAESFTSGFWHSGDLGSVDAEEFVRVFDRQKDMINRGGLKIYSAEVESVLAGHPAVVESAIIAKACPVLGERVHAVVVTREPVTHEVLRTWCAERLSDYKVPETLAITADPLPRNANGKVLKRQLRELLGA
- a CDS encoding NnrU family protein yields the protein MGLLVMILGLVLFFATHVFTTKREARAQAIARLGEGTYKILYTVVSLAGLALIIWGFAHYRSSGWIDVWYPPKAMKHITVALMLPAVIMVVASYLRGRIYAALKHPMLAGVKLWAAAHLLANGDLGSIILFGSFLGWAVYDRISLKRRTDTGGPPIPVGGVTNDLIAVAVGVVAYLALAFAFHPVVIGVPVVGV